A region from the Halobacillus mangrovi genome encodes:
- a CDS encoding Cof-type HAD-IIB family hydrolase produces the protein MELIAIDLDGTLLNSQNTISKDNIDAIKMAQQKGTEVVIATGRAEFDVRNVLEKTGLNIWVIGANGATIHEPNGTLFHSVPIEERDTVEILEWLDQEQFYYEVFSDSAILTPQNGRELLQIELDRIQSANPNEDIKKLTEAIEKQFSQTGFYHVESYQDILDAGTPIYNVLAFSFEKEKLDKGWGTFESYPNLTLVSSAFHNFELEHKHASKGLALEKLANHLGHSIKRTAAIGDSPNDLSMIAKAGHSAAMENGRTAVKEASSFVTKSNDDHGVAHAIHHWLT, from the coding sequence ATGGAGTTAATTGCAATTGATCTAGATGGAACACTGTTAAACAGTCAGAATACGATTAGTAAGGATAACATTGATGCGATCAAGATGGCTCAGCAAAAAGGAACCGAAGTCGTGATCGCCACAGGAAGAGCCGAATTTGATGTTAGAAATGTTCTTGAAAAGACAGGTTTGAATATATGGGTGATCGGCGCGAACGGAGCAACCATCCATGAGCCAAACGGAACGTTATTTCATTCCGTTCCGATTGAAGAGAGAGATACGGTAGAAATTTTAGAGTGGTTAGATCAAGAACAGTTCTATTATGAAGTGTTCAGCGATTCTGCTATTTTAACTCCTCAAAATGGCAGGGAGCTCTTGCAAATAGAGCTGGATCGCATCCAAAGTGCCAACCCTAATGAGGATATCAAAAAACTGACAGAGGCGATCGAGAAACAGTTTAGCCAGACAGGCTTTTATCATGTTGAGTCTTATCAGGATATTTTGGATGCAGGTACGCCTATTTACAATGTACTGGCTTTTTCCTTTGAAAAGGAGAAGCTGGATAAAGGCTGGGGAACTTTTGAAAGTTACCCGAACTTGACGCTTGTCAGTTCTGCTTTTCATAACTTTGAACTTGAGCATAAGCACGCATCGAAAGGATTGGCTTTAGAAAAGCTGGCCAATCACTTAGGACATTCAATTAAACGCACTGCGGCTATCGGTGACAGTCCAAACGATCTATCTATGATTGCAAAGGCTGGACATAGTGCCGCCATGGAAAATGGCAGGACAGCCGTTAAAGAAGCAAGCAGCTTTGTTACAAAAAGCAATGACGACCATGGTGTTGCCCATGCGATTCATCATTGGCTGACATAA
- a CDS encoding DeoR/GlpR family DNA-binding transcription regulator yields the protein MYQEERLIEIIRYLNRNRRISVEQICDLFQVSRDTARRDLVKLEDRKAIVRTRGGAILPSSHNIIKDYTKRLQTVSQEKQQIGQKAASLIQLGDKIILDTSTTVQACANHIEAIECTVITNSINQAEILSNKKDVNIQLLGGSLQKEHRFLFGTSVIERLRKFHVDKAFIGVVGVSENGLTIAHEEDGMVKKNMIQQAKQVIVLADHTKFGVTEFFQFAELEDVDLIITDKEPDPEFQRLLDRCNVELLVAGQEEADVWS from the coding sequence ATGTATCAAGAGGAACGTTTAATTGAAATTATTCGATACTTAAACCGTAACCGTCGTATTTCTGTTGAACAAATCTGTGATTTGTTTCAAGTATCGAGGGATACAGCACGGAGAGATTTAGTTAAACTTGAAGACAGGAAAGCCATTGTGCGAACGCGTGGGGGAGCGATCCTGCCTTCTTCCCATAATATCATCAAGGATTATACAAAGCGATTGCAGACCGTTTCTCAGGAAAAACAACAGATCGGACAGAAAGCTGCATCGCTCATTCAGCTCGGTGATAAAATCATCCTTGATACATCGACTACCGTTCAAGCCTGCGCAAATCATATAGAAGCGATTGAATGTACTGTCATTACCAATTCGATTAACCAGGCCGAAATCCTTTCGAATAAGAAGGATGTAAATATCCAGCTCCTCGGCGGTTCGCTACAAAAAGAACATCGCTTCTTATTTGGTACATCTGTCATTGAACGATTGAGAAAATTCCATGTCGATAAAGCTTTCATAGGAGTAGTGGGGGTCTCTGAAAATGGATTGACCATTGCGCACGAAGAAGACGGTATGGTGAAAAAGAATATGATCCAACAGGCGAAACAGGTCATTGTCCTTGCCGACCATACGAAATTCGGAGTCACGGAATTTTTTCAATTCGCTGAACTGGAAGATGTCGACTTGATTATTACAGACAAGGAACCAGACCCGGAATTTCAACGGCTGCTTGACCGCTGTAACGTTGAACTTTTGGTGGCAGGGCAAGAGGAGGCAGATGTATGGAGTTAA
- a CDS encoding adenylosuccinate synthase, whose amino-acid sequence MSSVVVVGTQWGDEGKGKITDFLSQNAEVVARYQGGNNAGHTIKFDGVTYKLHLIPSGIFFDDKVCVLGNGMVIDPKALLDELAYLHDKGVSTDNLRISNRAHVILPYHLKLDELQEEEKGANKIGTTKKGIGPAYMDKAARTGIRIADLMDKESFREKLEQNLAEKNRLLEKVYETEPFTVEEILDEYYEYGQQIAQYVCDTSVVLNDKLDEGRRILFEGAQGVMLDIDQGTYPFVTSSNPIAGGVTIGSGVGPSKIKHVVGVSKAYTTRVGDGPFPTELDNEIGDQIREVGREYGTTTGRPRRVGWFDSVVVRHARRVSGITDLSLNSIDVLTGIETLKICTSYKYKGEILDEFPASLKVLAECEPVYEEMPGWTEDITGVKSLDELPENARHYIERVSQLTRIPLSVFSVGPDRSQTNVVRSVYSE is encoded by the coding sequence ATGTCTTCAGTAGTTGTTGTCGGAACCCAGTGGGGGGACGAAGGAAAAGGCAAGATTACCGATTTTCTATCACAAAATGCCGAAGTTGTTGCTCGCTACCAAGGTGGAAACAACGCGGGTCATACGATTAAATTTGATGGTGTCACGTATAAACTGCACTTAATTCCATCTGGAATCTTTTTTGACGATAAAGTATGTGTACTTGGTAACGGGATGGTCATTGATCCTAAAGCTTTGCTGGATGAGCTTGCGTACTTGCATGATAAAGGGGTCTCTACAGATAACCTGAGAATCAGCAACCGCGCTCACGTGATTCTTCCTTACCATTTGAAATTAGATGAACTTCAAGAAGAGGAAAAAGGCGCAAATAAAATAGGAACGACGAAAAAAGGAATCGGACCTGCTTATATGGATAAAGCTGCACGTACAGGGATCCGTATTGCCGATTTGATGGATAAAGAAAGCTTCCGTGAAAAACTAGAGCAAAATTTAGCTGAGAAGAACCGTCTGCTCGAAAAAGTTTATGAAACGGAACCTTTCACAGTAGAAGAAATTTTAGATGAATATTACGAATATGGTCAGCAAATCGCTCAGTATGTATGCGATACGTCTGTTGTCTTGAATGACAAACTGGACGAAGGGCGTCGTATTCTTTTCGAAGGTGCACAAGGGGTTATGCTGGATATTGATCAGGGAACGTATCCTTTTGTGACTTCTTCCAACCCGATTGCCGGTGGAGTTACAATTGGTTCTGGAGTTGGTCCTTCTAAAATCAAGCACGTTGTCGGTGTATCAAAAGCTTACACAACCCGTGTTGGAGATGGTCCGTTCCCGACTGAATTGGATAATGAAATCGGTGATCAAATTCGTGAAGTGGGAAGAGAGTATGGCACGACAACTGGGCGTCCGCGCCGTGTCGGATGGTTTGACAGTGTGGTTGTACGTCATGCCCGTCGTGTGAGCGGGATTACAGATCTATCCTTGAATTCCATCGATGTTCTCACTGGAATTGAAACACTAAAGATTTGCACTTCTTATAAATACAAAGGTGAAATCTTAGACGAATTTCCTGCGAGTTTGAAAGTCTTAGCAGAATGTGAGCCAGTTTATGAAGAAATGCCTGGCTGGACAGAAGATATTACAGGAGTGAAATCCTTAGATGAACTTCCAGAAAATGCACGTCACTATATTGAACGTGTATCCCAATTGACTCGGATTCCGCTTTCTGTTTTCTCTGTAGGTCCAGATCGTTCTCAAACGAATGTGGTTCGCAGCGTTTATAGTGAATAA
- a CDS encoding LOG family protein: MKRICVFAGSSAGNDPAFAKRTKELGKVFAEKQIELVYGGAQSGLMGVMADAILEKGGKVTGIMPTHLFQKEIAHPDVTTMIEVETMHERKAKMSELADGYIALPGGFGTFEELFETVSWAQIGLHEKPLALFNIEGYYTPLMNLINHAIEAGFVPEANRRLILESNQPNELVKMMKL, translated from the coding sequence GTGAAACGGATATGTGTATTTGCAGGGTCGAGCGCCGGAAATGATCCGGCTTTTGCAAAAAGAACGAAAGAACTGGGGAAAGTGTTTGCTGAGAAACAGATTGAGCTCGTTTATGGAGGGGCTCAAAGTGGACTGATGGGAGTGATGGCCGACGCCATTTTAGAAAAAGGCGGGAAAGTCACAGGCATTATGCCTACTCACCTTTTTCAAAAAGAAATTGCACACCCTGATGTTACAACAATGATTGAAGTTGAAACGATGCATGAGCGAAAAGCTAAGATGAGTGAGCTCGCAGATGGATACATTGCGCTCCCCGGAGGGTTCGGTACGTTTGAAGAATTGTTTGAAACAGTGAGTTGGGCTCAAATCGGACTGCATGAGAAGCCGTTAGCTTTGTTCAATATTGAAGGCTACTACACTCCGCTGATGAACTTAATCAATCATGCGATTGAAGCGGGATTCGTACCTGAGGCCAATCGACGTTTGATTTTAGAATCTAATCAGCCAAATGAATTGGTGAAAATGATGAAACTATAA
- a CDS encoding peptidoglycan DD-metalloendopeptidase family protein, giving the protein MFRSKGIGKKIAATALIGLSLSVGTAYAENSFKTTYHVFVDGKRVGIVENEEVVKNYVENRVENAENKHENWDMVVEEDVSFESEKMFAPDLKNDKVIQSLEEELTIAASAVDLQIDGETVAFLPSEEQADEVVRQLKEKYVDAETLTKLDEAESKGEAEKLGDNKSAITDVQLSEKVTKKPTKVQPSDMTTVKEAVAKIEEGETSVRYEMSQDHLMNADANEEEQEQPDGEDVEKTTEKDPLLDVIVKEQGTKTETISHEKEVRETDELYKGDTEVKQKGEDGERTIHFTKTIVNGELDEKEVTKEEVTKEPVKEIILKGTKVVPSRGTGNFEWPAMGGQITSKLGQRWGRMHKGIDIAGVSDRTIKAADNGTVVTAERQPSFGNKIVIDHNNGYKTIYAHLASFDVKEGDVVKKGQSIGIMGTTGHSTGIHLHFEVHKDGSLKNPLSYF; this is encoded by the coding sequence ATGTTTCGCAGCAAAGGTATAGGAAAAAAAATAGCCGCAACTGCTTTAATTGGTCTTAGTTTAAGTGTCGGTACAGCATATGCTGAGAACAGCTTTAAAACTACATACCACGTTTTTGTAGATGGTAAACGTGTAGGAATTGTAGAAAACGAAGAAGTTGTAAAGAATTATGTTGAAAATCGGGTCGAAAATGCTGAGAATAAACACGAAAATTGGGATATGGTGGTCGAGGAAGATGTTTCTTTCGAGTCTGAAAAAATGTTTGCCCCCGACTTAAAAAATGATAAAGTAATCCAGTCCCTAGAGGAAGAACTTACGATAGCGGCTTCCGCTGTAGATTTACAAATAGATGGAGAAACGGTTGCTTTTCTTCCTAGTGAAGAGCAGGCAGACGAAGTAGTCCGTCAACTTAAAGAGAAATATGTCGATGCTGAAACCTTGACTAAACTTGATGAAGCCGAATCTAAAGGAGAGGCGGAGAAATTAGGAGACAATAAGTCAGCCATTACAGATGTTCAGCTTTCCGAAAAAGTGACAAAAAAACCAACGAAGGTTCAACCTTCTGATATGACCACAGTGAAAGAAGCCGTGGCTAAAATCGAGGAAGGAGAAACTTCTGTTCGATACGAAATGTCACAGGATCACCTAATGAATGCTGATGCTAATGAAGAAGAGCAAGAACAGCCGGATGGCGAAGACGTAGAAAAAACTACAGAGAAGGATCCATTGCTAGATGTCATCGTAAAAGAACAAGGCACAAAGACCGAGACAATCTCCCATGAAAAAGAAGTGAGAGAGACGGATGAACTCTACAAAGGAGATACGGAAGTAAAGCAAAAAGGAGAAGACGGGGAAAGAACCATACACTTTACGAAAACGATAGTGAATGGTGAATTAGATGAGAAAGAAGTTACGAAAGAAGAAGTAACAAAAGAGCCTGTCAAAGAAATTATCTTAAAAGGGACAAAGGTCGTTCCTTCCAGGGGCACTGGGAACTTTGAATGGCCGGCGATGGGCGGTCAAATCACGAGTAAGTTGGGGCAACGCTGGGGCCGCATGCATAAGGGCATCGATATTGCCGGCGTCAGTGACCGAACGATTAAAGCTGCTGATAACGGAACAGTCGTAACGGCTGAACGTCAGCCAAGCTTTGGAAATAAAATTGTAATTGACCACAATAATGGGTATAAAACCATTTACGCACATCTTGCTTCCTTCGACGTAAAAGAAGGAGATGTCGTGAAAAAAGGTCAGTCTATTGGAATAATGGGAACAACAGGGCATTCGACGGGAATTCACTTGCATTTTGAAGTGCATAAGGATGGTTCACTAAAGAATCCACTTTCCTATTTCTAA
- the yycF gene encoding response regulator YycF, with product MAPKILVVDDEKPIADILKFNLEKEGYEVVCAYDGDEAINKANDEKPDLILLDIMLPNKDGNEVCREVRKTQNMPIIMLTAKDAEIDKVLGLEMGADDYVTKPFSNRELIARVKANLRRQQQEPEDSTDQPKDITIGRLAIHPDAYTVTRDGSYIELTHREFELLHYLARHIGQVMTREHLLETVWGYDYYGDVRTVDVTVRRLREKIEENPSNPVWIVTRRGVGYYLRNPEQE from the coding sequence ATGGCTCCAAAGATTCTAGTCGTAGATGATGAAAAGCCTATAGCTGATATATTGAAATTCAACTTAGAAAAAGAAGGATACGAGGTCGTGTGCGCTTATGATGGCGATGAAGCGATCAATAAAGCAAACGATGAAAAACCTGATTTAATTTTACTTGATATTATGCTTCCAAATAAAGATGGAAACGAAGTGTGTCGTGAAGTAAGAAAGACACAAAATATGCCGATTATTATGCTGACCGCGAAAGATGCGGAGATTGACAAGGTTCTTGGGCTTGAAATGGGAGCAGACGATTATGTGACCAAACCATTCAGTAATCGTGAATTGATTGCCCGTGTTAAAGCGAACCTGCGTCGTCAGCAGCAGGAACCTGAGGATAGCACAGATCAGCCGAAGGACATTACCATCGGACGTTTGGCGATTCACCCTGATGCTTACACCGTAACGAGGGACGGTTCTTACATCGAACTTACTCATCGTGAATTTGAATTGCTGCACTACTTAGCCCGTCACATTGGACAAGTTATGACCCGAGAACACCTTTTAGAAACCGTATGGGGCTATGATTATTATGGAGACGTTCGCACGGTTGACGTAACGGTGCGCCGTCTGCGTGAAAAAATAGAGGAGAACCCGAGTAACCCTGTTTGGATTGTTACCCGACGCGGGGTAGGCTATTACTTAAGAAACCCAGAGCAGGAGTAA
- the walK gene encoding cell wall metabolism sensor histidine kinase WalK, whose translation MKKVGFFQSVRLKLIVVYILLMLLGIQVIGAYFVKKLEDQLTTNFTTSIDDRVESLTFSLQNAFTAERGEDSPTLEAEVQNLLEEFNKTDISKLQVIDSSQSIIANISDQSAIGKKVTESRITKVFILGESQPQPVTSDGERLYVGAKPIIDEEGNIVGVLNYEAQMDGIYNQMQSINRIFANGTLLAIAITALLGILVARTITKPLTEMKRQAQIMATGDFSQKVDVKGNDEIGQLGITFNDLNDKLKLAQATTEGERRKLSSVLSNMSDGVIATDRLGAIILMNEPAARLIGQNFEDVQGQSLIDLFDLNDQVEEMSELEETGSLIIDLSTEDKHLLLKANFSVVEDENNEMNGFITVISDVTEQEKVEQERREFVSNVSHELRTPLTTMRSYIEALNDGAWRDEDIAPRFLDVTQNETDRMIRLVNDLLQLTKMDHKETTLMKERVEFIGFFNHIIDRFEMNKDEKMTFERNLDTRNMYVWMDKDKITQVLDNVISNAIKYSPEGGTVRFDVHSTRKQLVVSVSDEGIGMPPDTVDKIFDRFYRVDKSRAREMGGTGLGLAIAREMIEAHHGKIWARSKEGKGTTVYFTLPLMSQKRRGQS comes from the coding sequence ATGAAAAAGGTTGGCTTTTTTCAGTCGGTCCGGCTGAAACTTATTGTTGTGTACATTTTACTCATGTTATTAGGCATCCAAGTCATTGGTGCCTATTTTGTTAAGAAATTAGAAGATCAGTTGACAACTAATTTTACGACTTCTATTGATGACCGTGTAGAATCGTTGACCTTTAGTTTGCAGAATGCCTTTACAGCAGAAAGAGGGGAAGATTCCCCAACTCTGGAAGCAGAGGTGCAGAATCTGCTCGAAGAATTTAATAAGACGGATATTAGTAAGCTTCAGGTTATTGACAGTTCACAGAGCATAATTGCTAATATAAGCGATCAGTCAGCCATCGGAAAAAAGGTAACAGAATCTAGAATTACAAAAGTGTTCATTCTGGGGGAATCACAGCCTCAGCCCGTTACTTCCGATGGTGAACGCTTATATGTCGGCGCCAAACCGATTATAGATGAAGAAGGTAATATCGTAGGTGTGCTAAATTATGAAGCGCAGATGGACGGTATATATAATCAAATGCAATCGATTAATCGGATTTTTGCTAATGGAACACTGCTTGCTATTGCCATAACAGCTTTATTAGGTATTCTTGTTGCTCGAACGATAACGAAGCCGCTGACAGAAATGAAAAGACAGGCTCAAATTATGGCTACTGGTGACTTTTCACAAAAAGTCGATGTGAAAGGGAATGACGAGATCGGTCAGCTTGGGATCACCTTTAATGATTTGAACGATAAATTGAAATTAGCCCAGGCTACAACAGAAGGCGAGCGGCGGAAATTAAGTTCCGTTCTGTCGAATATGTCAGATGGTGTCATCGCTACAGACCGGCTTGGGGCGATCATATTAATGAATGAACCCGCAGCAAGGCTGATTGGCCAGAATTTTGAGGATGTCCAGGGCCAATCACTCATCGACCTTTTTGATCTGAACGATCAAGTTGAAGAAATGAGTGAACTGGAGGAGACTGGCTCTCTGATCATTGATTTAAGCACCGAAGATAAGCACTTATTGTTAAAGGCCAATTTCTCTGTCGTTGAAGATGAAAACAATGAAATGAATGGGTTTATCACTGTAATCAGTGATGTTACAGAGCAAGAAAAAGTTGAACAAGAGCGTCGAGAGTTCGTATCGAACGTATCGCATGAGCTTCGCACACCGCTAACGACGATGAGAAGCTATATCGAGGCGCTAAACGATGGGGCGTGGAGAGACGAAGATATCGCCCCCCGATTTTTAGATGTTACACAAAATGAAACTGATCGGATGATCCGTCTAGTGAATGATCTCCTACAGCTGACTAAGATGGATCACAAAGAGACCACCTTAATGAAAGAGCGGGTCGAATTTATCGGTTTCTTCAACCATATTATTGATCGTTTTGAAATGAATAAAGATGAAAAGATGACCTTTGAACGTAATTTAGATACCCGCAACATGTATGTGTGGATGGATAAAGATAAAATTACGCAAGTGTTAGATAACGTCATTTCTAATGCCATCAAGTACTCCCCGGAAGGTGGGACCGTCCGCTTTGATGTTCACTCCACTAGGAAGCAGCTAGTGGTGAGTGTATCAGATGAGGGGATCGGGATGCCTCCTGATACCGTTGATAAGATCTTTGATCGCTTTTACCGCGTGGATAAATCAAGGGCCAGAGAAATGGGCGGAACCGGACTTGGTCTCGCTATTGCCCGGGAAATGATTGAAGCCCATCACGGAAAAATCTGGGCAAGAAGTAAAGAGGGTAAAGGAACCACCGTTTACTTTACACTACCGCTCATGAGTCAGAAGCGGAGGGGTCAATCGTGA
- a CDS encoding YycH family regulatory protein, which yields MNIETMKSVILVILIAFSLLLTVALWNYQPNFNQADENKDIGPTTLEEAGGEQVEIQNLVEPAKVVYQTQGSYYSYADPNDRSQLYEQMKQWRLVNINDNPSPPELEEGDRAAEIIFPSKLPLEVLNHIFSIKEDLPEEDSVFDRIFVVHEHDSESVSPYMVYIMDTNEDENPTKVSASLTEEAATQLFNEVDNHEMVSHFRLDDWSGDTGDATQYNHIYLPADKNSYPTEVLQTNNVPLTPLQNFLFPASSTIRQSYSDSVDRRYVETFRVLDVYNDERLMKYQYKITNQSPYWTQYELFSKSVNDMNNHFGWTNPFRLENILANKDKVSYRMYYNGLPIYEEAGLSTISLKYEGSSIQEYIRPLVSFFPVPYENGEDSSVTIESGEEVISKIKEREIALEDIDDIQVGYKLTEQSMRLAYSLLPQWYIKIDGEWISLFSEEITQNKEVS from the coding sequence GTGAATATAGAAACTATGAAGTCCGTCATTTTAGTCATATTGATTGCCTTCAGTTTGTTATTAACTGTCGCATTATGGAATTATCAGCCGAATTTCAACCAAGCAGATGAAAATAAAGACATTGGTCCAACGACGCTGGAAGAGGCGGGTGGAGAGCAAGTTGAAATTCAGAACCTTGTCGAACCAGCTAAGGTTGTGTACCAAACTCAAGGGTCCTATTATTCTTATGCAGATCCTAACGATCGTTCCCAGCTTTACGAGCAAATGAAACAATGGCGATTAGTAAATATCAATGATAACCCCTCACCTCCCGAACTTGAAGAAGGGGATAGAGCAGCGGAAATCATCTTTCCCTCTAAGTTGCCGCTTGAAGTGCTGAATCATATTTTCTCTATTAAAGAGGATTTACCCGAAGAAGACTCTGTCTTTGATCGTATATTTGTGGTTCATGAACATGACTCTGAGTCTGTATCTCCTTATATGGTTTACATCATGGATACGAATGAAGACGAGAATCCGACGAAAGTGAGTGCGTCGCTTACTGAAGAGGCAGCTACCCAGCTTTTTAATGAGGTAGACAATCATGAGATGGTCAGTCATTTTCGCTTGGATGATTGGAGTGGAGATACAGGAGATGCCACTCAGTATAATCATATTTACCTGCCGGCTGACAAAAATTCTTATCCTACAGAAGTATTGCAGACTAATAATGTTCCATTAACGCCCTTACAAAATTTTCTGTTTCCGGCCAGCTCAACAATTAGACAATCATACTCGGACTCTGTGGATCGCAGATATGTAGAAACCTTTCGAGTGCTTGATGTTTATAACGATGAACGACTGATGAAGTATCAATATAAAATTACGAACCAATCCCCATATTGGACCCAATATGAGTTGTTTAGTAAAAGTGTCAACGATATGAATAACCATTTTGGATGGACGAACCCATTCCGCCTTGAGAACATCTTAGCTAATAAAGATAAAGTCAGTTACCGCATGTATTATAATGGGTTACCTATTTATGAAGAGGCAGGTTTATCGACAATATCATTGAAATATGAAGGCAGTTCGATCCAGGAGTATATCCGCCCGTTAGTCTCGTTCTTTCCTGTTCCCTATGAAAATGGTGAAGATTCCTCTGTGACTATAGAGTCTGGAGAAGAAGTCATTAGTAAAATCAAAGAAAGAGAGATCGCTTTAGAGGATATTGACGATATACAAGTCGGGTATAAGTTAACAGAACAAAGTATGCGACTAGCATACAGCCTGCTGCCACAGTGGTATATCAAGATCGACGGGGAATGGATATCGTTATTCAGTGAAGAAATTACGCAAAATAAAGAAGTATCGTAA
- a CDS encoding two-component system regulatory protein YycI: protein MQWGQIKLLFILSFLILDLFLLQQFLSKQEQTELPQSTTTGNTVQQELENNNITLSEEIPPEVPMVPNVTSTQSEFSEEVLSDIEALEEEGSQQINFVRDNVLKATLKEPVEFTEDNVIEKVGEFVPFSNQYSYWGWNKEQNVLLFFQKTNDRTVYFNRSGFLMVKVEDGKMTEYVATLLSFEDEEVEKETSLISPMTTVKRLLDEGKIETGDEITSMNIGYLNGITLSPGEENGPQVFGPTWKVTVNGEENHFVYAIDGKIFPVDEENFIQTAKESYEMTDSAEPPSESESENSEESSGETN from the coding sequence ATGCAGTGGGGGCAAATCAAATTATTATTCATTCTAAGCTTTCTCATTCTCGATCTCTTCCTTTTACAACAATTCTTAAGTAAACAAGAACAAACCGAGTTACCTCAAAGTACAACAACAGGGAATACCGTTCAGCAAGAGCTTGAGAACAATAACATTACTCTTTCTGAAGAGATCCCACCGGAAGTTCCGATGGTACCAAACGTTACGTCGACCCAGAGCGAATTCTCAGAGGAGGTTTTATCCGATATTGAAGCCTTGGAAGAAGAAGGATCTCAGCAAATCAACTTTGTAAGAGATAATGTCTTAAAAGCAACGCTAAAAGAGCCTGTAGAATTTACAGAAGACAACGTTATTGAGAAAGTAGGAGAATTCGTCCCTTTTAGCAACCAGTACTCTTATTGGGGATGGAACAAAGAGCAGAACGTATTACTCTTTTTCCAGAAAACGAATGATCGTACGGTGTACTTCAATAGAAGCGGATTTTTAATGGTTAAAGTGGAAGATGGTAAAATGACAGAGTATGTCGCAACGTTATTGTCTTTTGAGGATGAAGAAGTAGAGAAAGAAACGTCTTTAATTTCTCCAATGACGACCGTTAAACGTTTGTTGGATGAAGGTAAAATTGAAACCGGGGATGAAATTACTTCAATGAATATCGGGTATCTAAACGGCATCACCCTATCTCCAGGTGAGGAGAATGGACCGCAAGTATTCGGACCAACGTGGAAAGTAACAGTGAATGGAGAAGAAAACCATTTCGTCTATGCGATTGATGGTAAAATTTTTCCTGTAGATGAGGAGAATTTCATTCAAACGGCTAAAGAGTCATATGAAATGACTGATTCAGCAGAACCACCATCTGAATCAGAAAGTGAAAATAGTGAAGAGAGTTCTGGAGAAACCAATTAA
- a CDS encoding MBL fold metallo-hydrolase produces MSLRFSVLASGSTGNAFYIESGDEKILVDAGLSGKRMEKLLGQVNIDPNELSRILVTHEHSDHIKGLGIMARRYNLPIYANEKTWKAMENHIGKVSLEQKFHFNMEETKSFGDLDIESFAVSHDAADPMFYTFRHEGKKVALVTDLGYVSERIKKTVEDADAYIFESNHDVSMLRMGRYPWNVKRRILGDSGHVSNEDCALALTDILSDRTKRIYLAHLSLDNNMKDLARMSVSNILQERGFELGSRLELHDTDPEEATPMFEV; encoded by the coding sequence ATGTCATTACGTTTTAGTGTACTCGCATCAGGCAGTACAGGAAATGCTTTCTATATAGAATCAGGGGATGAAAAGATTCTTGTAGACGCGGGACTAAGCGGTAAACGGATGGAGAAATTACTAGGACAAGTTAATATCGATCCGAATGAGCTGTCACGCATTTTAGTCACTCATGAACACAGCGATCATATTAAAGGGTTAGGGATTATGGCGCGCCGTTACAACCTCCCGATTTATGCCAATGAAAAAACGTGGAAGGCAATGGAAAATCATATCGGAAAGGTCTCTCTTGAACAGAAGTTTCATTTCAATATGGAAGAAACGAAGTCATTTGGAGATTTGGATATAGAGTCCTTCGCTGTTTCCCATGATGCCGCTGATCCAATGTTCTATACGTTCCGTCATGAAGGAAAAAAAGTCGCTTTAGTTACCGATCTAGGCTATGTATCTGAACGAATCAAAAAGACGGTAGAAGATGCGGACGCTTATATTTTTGAGTCCAATCACGACGTCAGTATGCTTCGAATGGGAAGGTATCCGTGGAACGTTAAACGAAGAATTCTTGGCGACTCTGGTCACGTATCGAACGAAGATTGTGCTCTTGCGCTTACCGATATTTTATCGGATCGCACGAAACGAATTTATTTAGCTCACTTAAGTCTTGATAACAATATGAAAGATCTCGCACGCATGTCTGTATCGAACATTCTTCAGGAGAGAGGATTTGAGCTGGGATCACGCCTCGAGCTTCATGATACAGATCCTGAAGAAGCTACACCGATGTTCGAAGTTTAA